The Paeniglutamicibacter sulfureus genome includes a region encoding these proteins:
- a CDS encoding NAD(P)/FAD-dependent oxidoreductase, whose protein sequence is MASAATPEHVVIVGAGFVGLSAAWYLQEEGVKVTVVDRGGVASGASWGNAGWLTPALTLPIAEPSIFTSGPKMLLDPASPLYVPLKADAKLLRFLVGFAWHSTPKKWQEAMRIYSEIGTTGLDAFDEISENTNAGPGVVEKTKPANPFLTGFKSLKDRDGLLHEFDMIRKTGGKVEFDLLTGDELRAIEPTLSDEVAAGVAIKNQRFLNPPKYMESLAESVVARGGDIVGSFNVTDIRDNGGSVTVIGSEGRSITADHAVMATGAWLNDLTKKFGVNVVVQAGRGYSFTVQPEVMPTHPIYFPSQRVACTPLGDRFRIAGTMEFRDANHPLEPKRIEAIVAAAAPVYKGINWENRKEEWVGGRPCTADGLPLVGATKSPRVHVGGGHGMWGVALGPLTGKLLAAGIVGKEKPAVARHFNPLRKGF, encoded by the coding sequence ATGGCCAGCGCAGCGACGCCAGAACATGTTGTAATCGTCGGTGCCGGGTTCGTCGGCCTGTCCGCCGCCTGGTACCTGCAGGAAGAGGGCGTCAAGGTCACGGTCGTGGATCGCGGGGGAGTTGCCTCGGGCGCCTCTTGGGGCAACGCCGGCTGGCTGACCCCGGCACTCACCTTGCCGATTGCCGAGCCGTCCATCTTCACCAGCGGACCGAAGATGTTGCTGGATCCCGCGTCCCCGCTGTACGTTCCGTTGAAGGCCGATGCCAAGCTGCTTCGCTTCCTGGTGGGCTTTGCCTGGCACAGCACGCCGAAGAAATGGCAGGAAGCCATGCGCATCTACTCGGAGATCGGAACCACCGGACTGGATGCCTTCGACGAGATCTCCGAGAATACCAATGCCGGCCCGGGCGTCGTCGAGAAGACCAAGCCGGCCAACCCCTTCCTGACCGGCTTCAAGTCCCTGAAGGACCGCGACGGCCTTCTTCACGAATTCGACATGATCCGCAAGACCGGCGGCAAGGTCGAGTTCGACCTGCTCACCGGCGACGAACTGCGTGCCATCGAACCAACCCTCTCCGACGAGGTGGCGGCCGGTGTTGCGATCAAGAACCAGCGCTTCCTGAACCCGCCGAAGTACATGGAGTCCCTCGCCGAGTCGGTGGTCGCCCGCGGCGGCGACATCGTCGGCTCCTTCAACGTCACCGACATCCGCGACAACGGCGGCTCCGTCACGGTCATCGGCTCCGAGGGGCGCTCGATCACCGCCGACCACGCGGTCATGGCCACCGGCGCCTGGTTGAACGACCTGACCAAGAAGTTCGGCGTGAATGTCGTGGTCCAGGCGGGACGCGGCTACTCCTTCACAGTCCAGCCCGAGGTCATGCCGACGCACCCGATTTACTTCCCGTCCCAGCGCGTTGCCTGCACCCCGTTGGGTGACCGCTTCCGCATTGCCGGCACCATGGAGTTCCGCGACGCCAACCACCCGCTGGAGCCCAAGCGCATCGAGGCCATCGTTGCCGCGGCCGCCCCGGTCTACAAGGGCATCAACTGGGAGAACCGCAAGGAGGAATGGGTTGGCGGACGGCCCTGCACCGCCGACGGCCTGCCGCTGGTCGGGGCCACGAAGTCGCCCCGCGTGCACGTCGGCGGCGGACACGGCATGTGGGGCGTGGCCCTGGGCCCGCTGACCGGCAAATTGCTGGCCGCGGGCATCGTGGGCAAGGAAAAGCCTGCCGTTGCACGCCACTTCAACCCGCTGCGCAAGGGCTTTTAG
- a CDS encoding sensor histidine kinase, translating to MNSPITVAAKEQSSSSLGRKILLVASGFVALLLGTDIVTLLNETDPALFVSFAKAVAVNATFALALGLLWVRTRYAVIVSIVAMTLAAFTGAYLYSLLIIPLLVGLVTLTETRKFSLRYLCITGLWPILIIVVRSYDVGFLIIIIPLVAAAYFIAIFVRKFQEQREADRERIEELRRKQREAVEAERKAIARDLHDIVAHDITVISMQAKAAGFSGDPAVAQAALKVIGATSKEALQDLRVLLNVLRSDGQATRLDGSIVDKAGNAASSLEILIGVEIFAERLVDLGHPTKTMADPKLAGLPQSAQAALYRVLQESTTNIVKHAERDAPCRIEALIVGDRVWLEVANKLPGRVIDQGFDNGGHSSGIVGMADRMAAFGGTLSAQGVRGDWVVRAELPAKILDGAHQVPEELPEVQDL from the coding sequence ATGAACTCTCCGATAACTGTCGCCGCCAAGGAGCAGTCTTCCTCCAGTCTTGGGAGGAAGATTCTTCTGGTGGCCAGTGGATTCGTCGCACTGCTGCTGGGCACTGACATTGTGACACTTCTCAACGAAACTGACCCTGCCCTGTTTGTCTCCTTTGCTAAAGCGGTCGCTGTTAATGCGACCTTCGCTCTGGCGCTCGGACTACTGTGGGTGCGTACCCGATATGCGGTCATCGTTTCGATAGTGGCAATGACGTTGGCAGCATTCACCGGAGCATATTTGTACTCGCTCCTCATTATTCCCCTCCTCGTCGGCTTGGTTACTCTGACGGAGACCCGCAAATTCTCGCTCCGCTACCTCTGCATAACGGGCCTTTGGCCGATCCTGATCATCGTCGTCAGATCCTACGACGTGGGCTTCTTGATCATCATCATTCCTTTGGTTGCGGCGGCTTACTTCATCGCCATATTCGTCCGGAAATTCCAGGAACAGCGCGAAGCCGACAGGGAGCGCATTGAAGAATTACGACGCAAACAACGGGAAGCTGTTGAAGCGGAGCGCAAGGCCATTGCGAGGGACCTTCACGATATCGTCGCCCACGACATCACCGTGATTTCCATGCAAGCCAAGGCTGCAGGTTTTTCCGGCGATCCGGCGGTTGCCCAGGCCGCGCTCAAGGTTATCGGTGCTACGTCTAAGGAGGCGCTCCAGGACCTGCGCGTCCTGCTCAATGTGCTTCGATCCGACGGCCAGGCAACGCGTTTGGACGGATCGATTGTTGACAAGGCGGGGAATGCGGCCAGCAGCCTGGAAATATTGATTGGTGTCGAGATCTTTGCCGAGCGATTGGTTGACCTCGGCCACCCGACCAAGACCATGGCCGACCCAAAGCTTGCCGGGCTGCCCCAGTCGGCCCAAGCCGCGTTATATCGGGTGTTGCAGGAATCCACGACGAACATCGTCAAACATGCCGAGCGTGATGCGCCGTGCCGCATTGAGGCCCTCATTGTCGGTGACAGGGTTTGGCTTGAAGTCGCCAACAAGCTGCCTGGTCGGGTGATCGACCAGGGTTTTGACAATGGTGGTCATAGCTCCGGCATCGTGGGCATGGCCGACCGCATGGCAGCCTTCGGCGGGACTCTGTCGGCCCAGGGCGTCCGAGGTGACTGGGTGGTTCGGGCCGAGCTGCCCGCCAAGATTCTAGATGGAGCCCACCAGGTGCCCGAGGAACTACCCGAGGTCCAAGATTTATAG
- a CDS encoding malonic semialdehyde reductase has protein sequence MSVETAATVYEQLSIDADTADKLFLQARTANTFSDDAVSDQTLEAIYELTKMGPTMMNNQPLRITWVKSAEAREAVVAQMMEANRPKSLAAPALAVLSYDANWHEQFPVFFPHAAERKAMFEDDAAMRAEIAKNNAWMQAGYFIMAVRAAGLHAGPMGGFNAAGVDTVVNAETANHAFLIVNVGTPGENAWFDRLPRLDIDMATGSI, from the coding sequence ATGAGCGTTGAAACCGCCGCGACCGTGTACGAACAGCTGTCGATCGATGCAGATACCGCTGACAAGCTTTTCCTTCAAGCGCGAACTGCCAACACCTTCTCCGACGACGCCGTCTCCGACCAGACCCTGGAAGCCATCTACGAGCTCACCAAAATGGGTCCGACGATGATGAACAACCAGCCGTTGCGCATCACTTGGGTCAAGAGTGCAGAGGCCCGCGAGGCAGTTGTTGCCCAGATGATGGAAGCGAACCGACCCAAGTCCCTGGCCGCCCCGGCGCTGGCTGTGTTGAGCTACGATGCCAACTGGCACGAGCAGTTCCCCGTCTTCTTCCCCCACGCGGCGGAGCGGAAGGCAATGTTTGAGGACGATGCCGCCATGCGTGCCGAGATCGCCAAGAACAACGCCTGGATGCAGGCAGGCTACTTCATCATGGCCGTCCGTGCTGCCGGCCTGCATGCCGGACCCATGGGTGGCTTTAACGCCGCCGGCGTGGACACCGTCGTCAACGCCGAAACCGCCAACCACGCCTTCCTGATCGTCAACGTGGGCACCCCCGGCGAAAACGCTTGGTTCGACCGCCTGCCGCGCCTGGACATCGACATGGCCACGGGCAGCATCTAA
- a CDS encoding response regulator — MTDIQVLVVDNEPLMRQALKIILDAAPGFHWLGEATNGIEAVNFCAGNSPDVILMDMQMPRMDGVEATEIIITNYPDIGVLAITAFSSEEYLVPALRAGAAGYLVKDAEPMEILGAIQAVHDGSAAISASLSQDLIRAVRDAHGIKPSSTSRQSPMPLSERELEVLQLLARGRNNPEMAAELHISEATVKAHLSRVMAKFGVRDRVQTLIRAAQFGLVELHMD, encoded by the coding sequence GTGACCGACATCCAAGTTCTTGTGGTAGATAACGAACCACTCATGCGCCAAGCACTCAAAATCATTCTCGACGCAGCGCCAGGATTTCATTGGCTTGGAGAGGCAACAAACGGCATTGAGGCCGTGAATTTTTGTGCGGGCAACAGCCCGGACGTGATCCTCATGGACATGCAGATGCCGCGTATGGACGGTGTTGAGGCCACAGAAATTATCATCACGAATTACCCGGACATCGGCGTACTCGCCATAACCGCATTCTCCTCGGAAGAATACCTGGTCCCGGCTCTACGCGCCGGTGCTGCAGGATATCTGGTCAAGGACGCCGAGCCCATGGAAATCCTCGGCGCGATTCAGGCAGTGCACGACGGAAGCGCCGCCATTTCGGCATCGCTATCGCAGGATCTCATTCGCGCGGTTCGCGATGCTCACGGCATCAAACCAAGTAGTACGAGCAGACAAAGCCCCATGCCTTTGTCTGAGCGGGAACTAGAAGTCCTACAGTTGCTGGCTCGCGGCCGAAACAATCCAGAGATGGCTGCCGAGTTGCACATTTCCGAAGCCACCGTCAAAGCGCATCTAAGCCGTGTCATGGCAAAATTCGGTGTCCGGGACAGGGTCCAGACCTTGATCCGGGCTGCACAATTCGGACTTGTCGAGCTGCACATGGATTAG
- a CDS encoding SDR family oxidoreductase encodes MKVLVLGAGDLGTEAGLRFAAAGHHVTAWRRRPEVLPASFGTRRVDLGDAGTELPAIDPATDIVVFTPAAPERSEEAYRRTYLDATHRVLDALERDGVDPQRFLLVSSTAVYGDAAGGWVDEDTPISPRTETAQILAVTEAAVRERATTPIILRLAGIYGPGRNHLVSQVRNGKARTPGETVWTNRIHRDDAAAAIVHLCTMDTAPAPLYLGVDHEPADLGEVQGFLASSLGVPRPEVGEAPVNRGGDRRLSNARLLASGFEFTFPTYREGYSSVLAGEGVRHP; translated from the coding sequence GTGAAGGTCCTCGTTCTCGGTGCCGGGGATCTCGGCACCGAGGCGGGCCTGCGCTTCGCAGCCGCCGGGCACCACGTCACCGCGTGGCGCCGCCGGCCCGAAGTGCTGCCTGCCTCCTTCGGCACCCGGCGGGTCGATCTTGGCGATGCCGGCACCGAGCTGCCGGCCATCGATCCGGCCACGGATATCGTGGTCTTCACCCCCGCCGCACCCGAGCGCAGCGAAGAAGCCTACCGGCGCACCTACCTGGACGCCACGCATCGCGTGCTCGACGCACTTGAACGCGACGGCGTTGATCCGCAACGCTTCCTGCTGGTCTCCTCCACCGCGGTCTACGGCGATGCCGCCGGAGGCTGGGTCGACGAGGACACCCCGATTTCGCCGCGCACCGAAACCGCGCAGATCCTGGCAGTGACGGAGGCGGCAGTGCGGGAACGCGCAACGACGCCAATCATCCTGCGCCTGGCCGGCATCTACGGACCCGGCCGCAACCACCTGGTCTCCCAGGTGCGCAACGGCAAGGCACGCACCCCCGGAGAAACCGTGTGGACCAACCGGATCCACCGCGACGATGCCGCTGCTGCCATCGTGCACTTGTGCACCATGGACACCGCGCCCGCCCCGCTGTATCTGGGTGTCGACCACGAACCGGCGGATCTGGGCGAGGTCCAGGGGTTCCTGGCCTCGAGCCTCGGCGTTCCCCGTCCCGAGGTCGGAGAAGCCCCGGTGAACCGCGGCGGCGACAGACGCCTGTCCAATGCCCGGCTGCTCGCCAGCGGCTTTGAATTCACGTTCCCGACCTACCGCGAAGGCTATTCGAGCGTGCTTGCGGGCGAAGGCGTGCGGCACCCCTGA
- a CDS encoding uracil-DNA glycosylase: MSQSEYFEEQLSKVEDDSVAELTALCRKLQDQQPGSRVPLIDPVHDVDEARVISLQIAPGPGTSSGFLSLRNDDPTAARLAAVYETAGLEPRFAIPWNVYPWELPDGGTKLTPDQVKAGIRPLKELMRIAYRTSAIVAHGTEAKRLVQAWIKAGGQQVINQRGIKIYEVRSTADRAFLGSAEKQQAWFDEMVAAYADAMARAGLRPPAK; the protein is encoded by the coding sequence ATGAGCCAATCCGAGTACTTTGAAGAACAGTTGAGCAAGGTGGAGGACGATTCCGTCGCCGAACTCACGGCACTATGTCGCAAGCTGCAGGACCAGCAGCCCGGTTCCCGGGTTCCGCTTATCGACCCGGTGCACGACGTGGACGAGGCTCGGGTTATCTCGCTCCAAATCGCGCCGGGCCCCGGAACGTCTTCGGGCTTCCTGTCCCTGCGCAACGACGATCCCACCGCGGCACGACTCGCTGCAGTCTATGAGACTGCCGGGTTGGAGCCGCGTTTTGCTATCCCGTGGAATGTCTATCCGTGGGAGCTGCCCGACGGCGGAACCAAGCTGACCCCGGACCAGGTGAAAGCCGGGATCCGCCCGCTCAAGGAGTTGATGCGCATCGCTTACCGCACCTCCGCGATCGTGGCCCACGGCACCGAGGCCAAGCGCCTGGTCCAGGCCTGGATCAAGGCAGGCGGCCAGCAAGTCATCAACCAGCGCGGCATCAAGATCTACGAAGTGCGTTCCACCGCTGACCGCGCCTTCCTGGGTTCGGCCGAAAAGCAGCAGGCGTGGTTCGACGAAATGGTGGCCGCGTACGCCGACGCCATGGCTCGCGCCGGTTTGCGCCCACCGGCCAAGTGA
- a CDS encoding DEAD/DEAH box helicase yields the protein MLPVAPVLSSTTLIRELVGPLSLDRGAAYASQGRVLDVSWVAPMSIVRASVLGSGGMVYRTAVHSQVRHGFLMPQHGICTCPVGANCKHAAAALLAYMWDETNFEEPDPRAPWERMLDSLIGDGGAQPMATEERTLGVQFELRPRTLQRYQAAAMQKIKNGDIPHTSKLELVLRPVQLNDKGRWVSGNLAWQHFRYTRTGGVPVLPFDYTYDPDQVEWFCTLLQLNSFAAWNGTHLSASDFLSPMVWNHLERATALGIELRGPSAKSSVKVHEPVTIRTDVASEGRKLRIRPALDVLPAEFDTDFIGTVSDHGVFWWNASDGMKHLDLRLAPTRAKIPPLITGLLATDKKVVVPANGRESFEREYLPKLAKATELSSLDCSVEVPASLAPKMLLRVKHILVKPDTARRRKDEKAGVPGVELQWGFAYGEIRVPLDNAPVPGVDRDPKAELALQREAGAAMADFPGALGNIQQQERTTDSTIVISGVEAARFTAALPTLQAIENLEVTIEGETIGFEELTADPLITISAENTETNDWFDLGVEVRIDGNNVPFTELFQALAHGDEYLMLPDGKYFALDRPEYEQLRRLIEEARALSDSTTDGTIRISKHQASLWEDLKDIATNVEASEAWKASSEGLSNILEVAHAPLPAGIDATLRPYQREGFEWLSFLYDNGLGGVLADDMGLGKTLQTLALIQHAKDNHDETAGKMPPFLVVAPTSVVSNWEAEAKRFAPDLRSVYITETVRRGGIPAHEIAAEVDIVITSYGLFRIDQEEYAATKFSGLILDEAQFVKNPATQASKQARDFPTSFKLAITGTPMENNLSELWSMFAIAAPGLFPTLKRFDETYRKPIEKDGDNEALKRLRRRIRPLMLRRTKELVATDLPEKQEQVLELELNPKHRTIYQRHLQRERQKVLGMLEDMDKNRFAVFSSLTKLRQLSLDASLIDDEYASVPSSKLDALLEQLEDLTAEGHNALVFSQFTSFLSKASDRLTEAGIEHAYLDGSTTKRAKVIESFTSGKVQVFLISLKAGGFGLNLTQADYCFLMDPWWNPASENQAVDRAHRIGQKRNVMVYRMVSKNTIEEKVMALKDKKAKLFTAVLDDDAAFASAISADDVRSLFAD from the coding sequence ATGCTTCCCGTTGCTCCCGTGCTTTCGTCGACCACTCTGATCCGGGAACTTGTCGGTCCGCTGAGCCTTGACCGCGGTGCGGCCTATGCCAGCCAGGGCAGGGTGCTGGACGTTAGCTGGGTTGCCCCGATGAGCATCGTGCGCGCCAGCGTCCTGGGCTCGGGCGGCATGGTCTACCGCACCGCAGTCCACTCCCAGGTCCGCCACGGCTTTTTGATGCCCCAGCACGGGATCTGCACCTGCCCGGTGGGTGCCAATTGCAAGCATGCAGCAGCGGCACTCCTGGCCTACATGTGGGATGAGACGAACTTCGAGGAACCCGATCCCAGGGCACCTTGGGAGCGCATGTTGGACTCCCTGATTGGCGACGGCGGCGCCCAACCCATGGCAACCGAGGAACGCACCCTGGGTGTCCAGTTCGAGCTCCGTCCCCGGACCCTGCAGCGGTACCAGGCCGCTGCGATGCAGAAGATCAAAAACGGGGACATCCCGCACACCTCCAAGCTTGAACTGGTCCTGCGTCCCGTCCAGCTCAACGACAAGGGCCGCTGGGTCTCAGGCAACCTCGCCTGGCAGCACTTCCGCTACACCCGCACCGGCGGCGTTCCGGTGCTGCCCTTCGACTACACCTACGACCCTGACCAGGTGGAGTGGTTCTGCACCCTGCTGCAGCTAAACTCGTTTGCCGCCTGGAACGGGACGCATCTGTCGGCCAGCGACTTCCTCAGCCCCATGGTCTGGAACCATTTGGAACGTGCCACGGCGCTGGGAATCGAGTTGCGCGGGCCGTCGGCAAAATCCTCTGTGAAGGTGCACGAGCCCGTCACCATCAGAACCGACGTCGCATCGGAGGGCCGGAAATTGCGGATCCGACCCGCCCTCGACGTCCTGCCCGCGGAGTTCGACACGGACTTCATCGGTACCGTCTCCGACCACGGCGTCTTCTGGTGGAACGCCAGCGACGGCATGAAGCACCTCGACCTGCGCTTGGCTCCAACCCGCGCCAAGATCCCCCCTTTGATCACGGGCCTGCTTGCCACGGACAAAAAGGTGGTCGTCCCGGCCAATGGACGGGAAAGCTTCGAACGCGAATATCTGCCCAAGCTCGCCAAGGCCACGGAACTATCCTCCCTCGACTGCTCCGTCGAGGTGCCGGCCTCCCTTGCCCCGAAGATGCTGCTGCGCGTCAAGCACATCCTCGTCAAGCCGGACACCGCTCGAAGGCGCAAGGACGAGAAAGCGGGCGTTCCCGGCGTTGAACTCCAGTGGGGCTTTGCCTACGGCGAGATCCGGGTTCCCCTGGACAACGCACCGGTCCCCGGCGTCGACCGCGATCCGAAGGCCGAGCTCGCCCTGCAGCGTGAGGCGGGCGCGGCCATGGCCGATTTCCCTGGAGCCCTCGGAAACATCCAGCAGCAGGAACGGACCACCGACAGCACCATAGTCATCTCAGGCGTGGAAGCCGCCCGCTTCACCGCCGCCCTGCCGACACTGCAGGCGATCGAAAACCTGGAGGTGACCATCGAGGGCGAAACCATTGGCTTCGAGGAGCTGACCGCCGACCCGCTGATCACCATCTCGGCCGAGAACACCGAAACCAACGACTGGTTCGATTTGGGTGTGGAGGTGCGGATCGATGGCAACAACGTTCCCTTCACCGAACTCTTCCAGGCCTTGGCCCACGGCGACGAGTACCTGATGCTCCCCGACGGCAAGTACTTCGCGCTCGACCGCCCGGAATACGAGCAACTACGCCGGCTCATCGAGGAGGCCCGCGCCCTCTCGGATTCCACCACGGATGGGACCATTCGGATTTCCAAGCACCAGGCTTCGCTGTGGGAAGACCTCAAGGACATCGCTACCAATGTCGAGGCCTCCGAAGCGTGGAAGGCCTCCTCCGAAGGACTGAGCAACATCCTTGAGGTCGCCCACGCCCCGCTGCCCGCCGGCATCGATGCCACCCTGCGCCCCTACCAACGCGAGGGGTTCGAATGGCTTTCGTTCCTTTATGACAACGGCCTGGGCGGCGTGCTTGCCGACGACATGGGGCTGGGCAAGACGTTGCAGACCCTGGCGCTGATCCAGCACGCCAAGGACAACCACGACGAGACCGCGGGCAAGATGCCGCCGTTCCTCGTCGTGGCCCCGACCTCCGTCGTTTCCAACTGGGAGGCCGAGGCCAAACGCTTCGCCCCGGACCTGCGCAGCGTGTACATCACCGAGACGGTGCGCCGCGGCGGGATCCCGGCACACGAGATCGCCGCCGAGGTCGACATCGTCATCACCTCCTATGGGCTGTTCCGCATCGACCAGGAGGAATACGCCGCCACGAAGTTCTCCGGCCTGATCCTGGACGAGGCGCAATTCGTGAAGAACCCGGCCACGCAGGCATCCAAGCAGGCCCGCGACTTCCCGACGTCCTTCAAGCTCGCCATCACCGGCACTCCCATGGAGAACAACCTCTCCGAGCTGTGGTCAATGTTTGCGATTGCCGCTCCCGGGCTTTTCCCCACGCTCAAGCGCTTCGACGAGACCTATCGCAAGCCCATCGAGAAGGACGGCGACAACGAGGCGCTGAAGCGCCTGCGCCGACGCATCCGCCCGCTGATGCTGCGCCGCACCAAGGAACTGGTGGCCACCGACCTGCCCGAGAAGCAGGAACAGGTCCTGGAACTGGAACTGAACCCCAAGCACCGCACCATCTATCAGCGGCACCTGCAGCGCGAACGCCAAAAGGTGCTGGGCATGCTCGAAGACATGGACAAGAACCGCTTCGCGGTGTTCTCCTCCCTCACCAAGCTGCGCCAGCTGTCCCTGGATGCCTCGCTCATCGACGACGAGTACGCCTCGGTGCCCAGCAGCAAGCTCGACGCCCTGCTCGAACAGCTCGAGGACCTCACCGCTGAGGGCCACAACGCGCTGGTCTTCAGCCAGTTCACCTCGTTCCTGTCCAAGGCCAGCGACCGGCTCACCGAAGCGGGGATCGAGCACGCCTATCTGGACGGCTCTACCACCAAGCGCGCCAAGGTCATCGAGTCCTTCACCTCCGGCAAGGTCCAGGTGTTCCTTATTTCGCTGAAGGCCGGCGGGTTCGGACTAAACCTCACCCAAGCCGACTACTGCTTCCTGATGGACCCTTGGTGGAACCCCGCCTCGGAGAACCAAGCTGTTGACCGAGCGCACCGCATCGGCCAGAAGCGCAACGTCATGGTCTACCGCATGGTTTCCAAGAACACCATCGAGGAAAAGGTCATGGCACTGAAGGACAAGAAAGCCAAGCTCTTCACCGCGGTGCTGGATGACGATGCGGCTTTCGCCTCGGCCATCAGCGCCGACGATGTCCGTTCGCTCTTTGCCGACTGA
- a CDS encoding BCCT family transporter: MTTELTKARAQPRVHRWVFWPAAIIIIVFATFAMTMPSTAEALFASVQSQIIGYFNWYYVLIATGFVVFSLWLGFGKFGEIKLGKDEDEPEFSLGSWFSLLFAAGMGIGLVFYGVSEPLSHFASPKPGASGSPGELAQQAQAQTFLHWGVHAWSIYVVIGLALAYAIHRRGRPISIRWTLEPLLGRKVHGGLGNLIDVVALVGTIFGVATSLGLGVLQISAGLESAGLVQASQFIDLVIIAVVTALVLFSVLSGVGKGMKWLSNTNLILAGVMVVFLLIVGPTQFLLRNFVQSVGNYLQNFLAMSFNVSAFTGAEGEVWQGTWTTFYWGWWISWAPFVGIFIARISRGRTVRQFVAGVILVPTIVTMMWFSVLGGIALHGQLEGTGNLIAPDRSIDTEGALFAMLDQLPAGSVLTVGAIIMIVIFFVTSADSGALVMGMIATGGDVEPKNWIRIFFTLATSILAASLLLSGGLEALKTAAIIIALPFSIVLILICWSTYRAFSREVKVYEKARRMAFVDHIGDFYGLEVEAPNQDSQLINLQNFTARLRRSVPLARRGHVPAASGRVRLEADNHRDAPETEGSDSGQPPQATS, encoded by the coding sequence ATGACAACTGAACTGACGAAGGCGCGCGCCCAGCCACGCGTACACCGATGGGTTTTCTGGCCCGCGGCCATCATCATCATTGTTTTTGCCACGTTTGCCATGACCATGCCAAGCACTGCCGAGGCACTCTTCGCGTCCGTCCAGTCGCAGATCATCGGCTACTTCAATTGGTACTACGTCCTTATTGCCACGGGATTTGTGGTGTTCAGCCTGTGGCTGGGATTCGGCAAATTTGGCGAAATCAAGCTCGGCAAGGACGAAGACGAACCGGAGTTCTCCCTCGGTTCGTGGTTCTCGCTGCTCTTCGCCGCCGGCATGGGCATCGGCCTGGTCTTCTATGGCGTCTCCGAGCCGCTGAGCCACTTTGCCTCTCCCAAGCCCGGCGCCTCGGGATCGCCTGGCGAGCTTGCCCAACAGGCGCAGGCGCAAACCTTCCTGCATTGGGGGGTGCATGCCTGGTCGATCTACGTAGTTATCGGGTTGGCCCTCGCCTACGCCATTCACCGCCGTGGCCGACCCATATCGATTCGGTGGACACTCGAGCCACTGCTGGGGCGCAAGGTCCATGGCGGACTTGGAAACCTCATCGACGTTGTTGCGTTGGTTGGCACGATCTTTGGTGTGGCGACCTCTTTGGGATTGGGCGTCTTGCAAATCAGTGCAGGACTGGAAAGCGCCGGACTGGTTCAGGCTTCCCAATTCATCGATCTCGTCATCATTGCAGTCGTCACCGCGTTGGTGCTCTTCTCCGTTCTTTCGGGCGTCGGCAAGGGCATGAAGTGGCTCTCGAACACCAACTTGATCCTGGCAGGCGTGATGGTCGTCTTCCTCTTGATTGTTGGCCCCACGCAATTCCTGCTCAGAAACTTCGTACAGTCCGTGGGCAATTACCTGCAGAACTTCCTTGCAATGTCGTTCAACGTCAGTGCCTTCACCGGGGCCGAGGGCGAGGTCTGGCAGGGCACTTGGACCACGTTCTACTGGGGCTGGTGGATTTCGTGGGCGCCGTTCGTGGGAATCTTCATTGCCCGGATTTCTCGCGGTCGCACGGTACGCCAATTCGTTGCAGGTGTCATTTTGGTTCCCACCATTGTCACGATGATGTGGTTCTCGGTCCTGGGTGGAATCGCCTTGCACGGACAGCTGGAGGGAACGGGCAACCTCATCGCCCCGGACCGCTCGATTGACACCGAGGGCGCCTTGTTTGCCATGCTCGACCAATTGCCTGCCGGCTCTGTACTAACGGTGGGTGCGATCATCATGATTGTCATCTTCTTCGTTACATCGGCTGACTCGGGCGCGCTGGTCATGGGCATGATTGCCACCGGCGGGGACGTGGAGCCCAAGAACTGGATCCGAATCTTCTTCACGCTGGCAACTTCGATCCTGGCCGCTTCCCTCTTGCTCTCGGGCGGCCTTGAGGCACTCAAGACAGCGGCGATCATCATTGCCCTGCCGTTCAGCATCGTCCTGATCTTGATCTGTTGGTCGACGTATCGGGCATTTTCACGTGAAGTGAAGGTATATGAAAAGGCACGGCGCATGGCGTTCGTCGACCACATCGGCGATTTCTATGGTCTGGAAGTCGAAGCCCCGAACCAGGATTCGCAGTTGATCAATCTCCAGAACTTCACTGCACGGCTGCGGCGGTCAGTTCCGCTGGCACGCCGAGGCCATGTGCCGGCGGCTTCGGGCAGGGTTCGCTTGGAAGCTGACAACCATCGAGACGCACCGGAAACCGAAGGCAGCGACTCCGGCCAGCCACCGCAGGCCACGAGCTAG